ATATAGTCAAAGTCGCCCGTGATGGACGCACATTCCAGAACTTGTTCGCTCTCTTGAATAAACGCATGAAATTTATCAATCGAGGCTGATTCATAGTCAACGAGGGACACCTGAACATGGGCCAGTGCGTTCAATCCAAGTTTCTTACCATCCAAGATTGCCGCAAAGGTGGCCCCGGAATAAATCGATGCCACTTGGAAAGCCTATTGCACGCGGTGCCAATGGTTTCGAATTGGCCTAGCCTATTTCGCGCAGCGTTTTACTCGATACGGCCGCAGTCTTTTGAATGCGACCGCAAGTATTGTGGCTACCGACTTACCAGTTAGATCGGCAACCGACCTGTCATGCTTTCGAGCACCCCGTCTCTCCGAACAATCTTATGCCAGAGCGCACCAAAAATATGGACGCCGAGGAAGACCGGAAGGGCAAACAGTGTAACGTCGTGCAGAGCCAACATTGCATCCATGAATAGGCCGTCGAGCATCGGAGTGACAAAACCAAGGGCGATACCCAAGCCCGACAGAACGATCCCAAAGACGCTTGCATATAGACCAACCTGAACAGCACGCGACGCAACGTGTTCCCATTTTGGTGCGTCCTGAGGCAGGCGTGTGTGGCCTGCGACGTACTTTGTCCAAAGTAGGCGAACAAGAAACAAGGCTCCTAGCGCCAAGGCGAAGATCACTTCAAATTCAAGAAGGCCAGGTTGATTCAGCTGACGAACGTTGTTCAATCCTTTGAAATAACCATAGGCAAGTAATCCGGCGGATAGCCAATGGATGGTTTTGGTCACGAAGCCATGAGCGCGCGCAGGGGGCTGCATGTGCGGTCCTTTCTGTTGGTGAGTGGGTGTGAAGATCAAGCAGCGGGCGCGGCGTCTACGGTCTTGTCTGCCGTCGCGTCGAGAGTGTCGTCTGCATCTACTTCGCTTGTTTGCGCCATCGCGGCGAAAGGAGCCGCGAGCAGCGCCATGCCGACGGCGGTCAATGCAAGCAGTGCCAAAACGCTTATGGTTGCCAGTCCGATCCCCGCTATAACGACGCCGAAGGCAAACAGTGCCGCACCAGATACGAGGGACGTTGCTTTGTTGATTAGGTTTTTCATGTGGTCATCTCCAGTTTCATCTTTGTTGCGATGAAACAGATATGAGAGGCCAAATTTACGGACGCCTGACTGCAAGTTTACAATTATGCAAAGTTCAGTGTGACCCGCAGCCCCTTAAGGTTTTGGTCCGGGTCATTTTGAGCAAGAATGAGCTTCGCGCCATGCCGATCCGCCACAGCGCGCACCAGTGCGAGACCCAGTCCCGTGCCCTCACTCGATCGCGCCGCATCCAGACGGACCATCGGCTTAATGACCTCATCATATTGCTCAGACGGGACGCCTGCGCCGTTGTCTGCGACACCAAACGCAGAACCGTGGGCAAATAGGGCAATGTCCTTGCCCCCATGAACTAGGGCATTCTGTATAAGATTGGCAGCAGCCTGCACTAGCATTTGGCGATCCGCCATTACAGTCGACGCCACATCTGTATCCAGCGTCAGCGTCTTGCCTGCATCTTCAACCACAGGCCCAAAAGTTTCCGCAAGTTCATCGACAAATTGGCCCAATGCCACAGGCTCAAACCCGTCATTCCCTTGTGCGGCCTCAATCCGCGCCACCCGCATGATGGTGTCAAAGACGCCTGTCATACGCGTCGCTTCTTCTAACGCGGCGCCGCGCTCCTCACCCTCTGGCAAATCTTCCAGACGGGCACGAAGCCGTGCAAGGGGGGTGCGCAGATCGTGGGCGATGCTACCACTCAAATGACGGGCTTGCGCCACAAGGCGTTCAAGTTCAGACGCAGTTCGGTCAAGCTCATGTGCGATGTCATCAAGGTCATCTTTGGACCGCTTAAGCCCCGTGCGTGCGCATAGATCGCCCGTCCCAAGGCGGTGCAGCGTGTCGTTGATCCGTACCAAACGGCGCTGCGCCAACAGTCCGGTTCCAAACCCGATAGCCAAGGTCACCGCAATAACCAAAGCTGCGGTCGTCCAAAGTACCCCGGCAAGAAGCTCTTGGGCGCGGTCGCTGTCTTCGACTGGAACAGCAATCAGGATCGGATCGCCGTTGCTATCGTCAGTCACCAAGACACGCCAAGTCTCGGATCTTTGGAAATTGCGATCCAGATCAACGGTTCCGCCATTGCGGTCCACCGCGCGCCTAAAAGGTTGCGGGAGACCGTCCAGATCATCCAAAGATCGCAAGATCATCGCGGGACTGTCGCCTTCAACGTCTTCCAATGCGGTCGCACCCGCCAGTGCTTGCAAGGTCTCGTCAACGCTCTGCTCAATGGCGTCTTCACCCACTTCAAGGGCAACAAAAATGGTAATCGCCATACCGACGGCAAAAATAACCGATAACAGCAGCGACAAGCGCAGCGTTGATGAGCGCCGCAGCCATCCTAAGCGTTTGGTGACCCTATTTGCCAAAGACATATCCTTCACCGCGTCGCGTCCTGATCAGAGCCTCTTTAAAAGGTTTATCGATTTTGGAACGCAACCGGCTGATATGCGTTTCAACGACACTGGTTGTTGGATCAAAGCTCATATCCCAAACCTGTTCGAGCAACATAGTACGGGTCACCAAACGGCCCGGACGGCGCATGAAGTATTCCAGAAGTTTGAATTCTTTCGCCATCAGGTCGATTTCCTGCTCTTGACGGATACAACTGCGCGACAACATGTCGAGCGTTAAGTCAGCGAAGCGCAACACCGTTGACGCGGGTTCTGCACTGTCGCTGCTGTCACGCCTGCGGCCCAAAGCGTTCACGCGGGCAGACAGTTCAGCGAAAGCAAATGGTTTGGTCAGATAATCATCGCCGCCTGCGTCAAACCCCTCAACTCGGGCGTCCACCTCGCCCAATGCGGTGAGGAACAATGCGGGGGATGTATTCTTGGAGGCGCGCAAGGACTTCAACACAGACAGCCCGTCTAAACCGGGCACCATGCGGTCCAAGATCAACAGATCAAACTCTTGGCCCATCGCGGCCATCAACGCGTCTTTGCCGTCCTCAAAATGGTCAACGACATGGCCTTCTTCGCGCAAGCCACCAGCAACCCACGGGCCGAGGTGTTTGTCATCTTCCAACAGCAAAATGCGCATGGCTACTCTCGTTTCAGTTTTAACGCGGGGAAGAGGCTGCTGTCTCCAGCAACCTCTCTTTCGTCCCCGATGTGGCGTCTTTTACGCCTCGTCGGTGTCATCATCATCTTTGTCGCAGCCTTCGCGGTCTGCCTTCACTTCCAGAACATCGCCTGTCTGCGCGTCAATCTCAACTTCCATTTCTTCACCATCAGCCGAGAGGATTTCGATTTCATAGATTTGTTGGCCACGGTGGTTTTCAAGTTCGACCTCCTGCACCTCACCCGGGATTTCCATAAGGGCGATCTCGATCACCTGTTCTTCTGTAAGGCCTGTCGCATCTGCTACGGATTGGGCTGACACCATGCCAGCCAAGCTGCCTGCTAAAACCAGACCAGTGAGTGCGCCGCCTGCGATAAGTTTCATGTTCATAAGAGGTCTCCAAATTTTGTGTGATGGAAGACGTTGTGTCTTCCGATGACACCAAGATGGGACGTCGATATTACAAACGCTTCTTTTCAAACTTACATTTTTGTAAACTAGGCCATGGTCGGTAAAGTGCGCAGACTGCGATGTTGCAACCAACACATTTGGCCAAGAGATTTACCTGTTGTTCCACCTAGAGGACTCCTCTCTAACTGCTGGCGTGACTTGATGCTCTGTTTTGCAGAGTGAGCTGTAAGATCGTTCACCAATGGAGAATGCGAAAAGTAAGGAGGTCAAATATATTGCAATGTTTCTCGCCTTCGGCCCATTAAGAAAAATACTAATTTACTAGGCACTCCAATACCTTAGTCGTACCGTTGCGCTACCAGAATGCTCTGTATATACGTTCGAATACCGAATGGATTTGCGAACTAAACCTCGCCCCAAACGACTCGAAATCCCTGATGAGGAGTGGTTGTGTCCGGTGAATTCCCGATACGCGCAGCGACACGGTAGCGATAGCAATAGCTGCGGTGGCATAAGAACGATCCCCCCTTTAAGAGCTTGAAGCCCTTCATCGCCGCAAGTCGGTCTTTGGTCTTTTTTTTGAGAGAAGGGATGCGGAAAGGGTCACTTGTCCATTCCCAAACGTTACCTACCATATTGAATAGCCCATAAGCGTTTGGTTCAAAGGCGTTGACAGGCGAGGTGTTTTTCCAGCCATCAGCACCTGTGTTGTGTGTTGGAAAGCGGCCTTGCCAGATGTTGCATGGTAGAAACGTATCGTCATCCGGTTCCTTGTCTCCCCACGGAAAAGGCACATCACCGAGACCGCCGCGTGCGGCGTGTTCCCACTCAACTTCGGATGGCAATCGCCCGCCACACCATTCCGCATATGCGACAGCATCGTTCCAAGAAACCTGAACAACCGGATGATCTTCATGCCACGCTACCTCACCAGTTTTTGGACCGTTGAGGTCACGCCAGGTCGCACCCTCAACCATACGCCACCAAGACGTTCCGGGGGCACTTCGGGTCTTGCCAATGCTTTTGGGTACGTCGGAATGGAATACAAAGGACCAACCGAATTGTTCCGCTTCGGTTATGTATCCTGTTGCTGCTATAAATTCTGCGAATTCCGCATTGCTGACCGTCGTGGTTTTCATGCGGAACGGTTTTACCTTCTTTTGTCGAAGCGGGCCTTCACCGTCGCCTTGGATCAGAGGGCGCGCCGTCCCAATCAAGGCCTTACCGCCCGGAACAGCAACGCTGTCAGGGCGGCAAGATGTTTTGGTTTTATGTACTTGAGCAACAAGATTTGGCCGTTGGATGCCCACGGTAGGGGTGCAGCAACTTGTTTTACCATTGTCAGTCAAATCAGCGTACTCATTGGAAAACCCCATTGGGATTGATTGCGTACAAGCCGGAGCTTTTAAGCGTTAGTTGGCAGGGGCAACTATCGCCTCACGCGCTGCAGAAAGCGCCTCAGATATGGCGAGATGTTCAGTAGTTCCGCCATCGGCAAGCAGGTCATTTTGCTCCATAGGATCCTCTACGAGGTTATAAAGTTCAACATCTGCGTCCAGCGCTACGACGACTTTATAGTCACCCTCACGGTAAGCCCAGCCATACATTCCGCCGCCCTTAGTCTCGCGTTCGGTGAAGTGTTCGACGTAAAGAAAGTTACGTGAACCCTCTGCGCCAGCCAACACTGGGCCAAAGTCGATTGAATCTTGTGAATCGAAACCAGTGCCCGCCAGTCCCGTAATCGTAGCTGCAAGATCTGTCGTATTAACAAATGCAGCCGTACGGCCCGCGTCAATGTTTGGACCTGTGACGATTAATGGTACGTTGCTACCGCTGCTATAGAGCGAGGCCTTCGCGCTATGTTCTCCATAGACACCACTGGTGACCTGATTTGGCGACCCGTTGTCACCGATGAACATAACGACAGTGTCTTCGGGAATGGATGACAGTAACCGACCAACTTCGGTATCAAGTGCCTCCAGCATGGCTTGGTAATAGGGCAAGGGATTATCGGAGATAGCGGCCTCGTCGTCCTCCAAATCGTGGGACGAGTGCAAATCTGCTGGTGGCAGATGGAATGGAGAATGTGGTGCATTATAGGCAAGCCATAAGAACCATGGTTGTTCCTGTTCGCCAACCCAATCGATCGCGCGGTCTGTCTGGATTGTGGTGGCATATCCTTCGATCTCGACTTCCACGCCGTTCTCAATTGCGGTCCAGTTGTGATAGTCAGAAAGACCGCCAAAATATGGACCAAAGTAGTCAGGAATTCCCATATCGGCGGGGGCCCCATAACCACTTTGTCGGCCTGTAATGTGCCACTTTCCGATAAGGTTGGTCGCATAACCTGTTGGCGCCAAAGCATCAAATATCGTGAAAGTGTCGACAGAAAGTTCATCGCTACCGTCTGTGGCAACTGGTGCACCAACGCCTGTACGCGACCCGTACTGGCCACTCATCATGGTCGCGCGGGTGGGCGAACATGTTGGCGACGAGTGTGCGTTTTCAAAGACGAGACCCGCTTCACACAATGCTTCGATATTTGGCATGGATGCTTGCTGGTTACCCACGTTATAGCAGGCGGACGCATCTAAACCCATGTCGTCAGCAATAATCAAAAGCACGTTGGGTGAAGCCATGGCTTGCCCCGCACCGCTGATCGCTGTGGCCATCAATAAGCTCGCGGCAATTGTTGAGTTCTTCATACTCGGTCCTTTCCAAAATGACCTATACTTCGTCTTCGCGTCCATCAGTAATGTTGCATCCCATTTGAAATGAAACAGCAGACACGAGACACATCTTCGGAAGATAATACGGGCAGAGGCACGAGCAACGATAGCATTGTTTTGTCGTAGAATCTATCATTGGTCTGGTTTGCGACAGGCTGCGACAATTCTTTTCTCGGAAAACGGCTTTGATGCTGTCAGGTTTGATTGGAAGCTTCGAAACATTCGTTCGGAAGGAAATTATTTGTCCAAGCTGTGGTTTTATTTTACGGTATCCGGTATTTTGTCGTCTGTTCAACCAGCGGTCGCTGAAGCCCCGATGCTTCAAAACTCCGGACCTGTCATCTATTTGGCGGATAACCTTAATGAGCCAGAAAGGCTTGGCTGGTGCATCGATACCGTCGGACGCGGACTGTCAAATGGGATCCAACTTCACTCGTGCAAGCCGGATAGCGAAGATAGCCGCAACCGAGATGTGTTGTTCACCTTTGATGCGGTAAGCCGACACATCGAACATGCTGAATATTCGGGGCTTTGCTTAGCGCTCAACGCGAGTTCAGCTGAAACGTCTTTGGGGCTCATTGATTGTGAAACAGGTGCGAGGGAACAGATGTTTTCATTTGATGAGGAGACTGGCGCGCT
This Octadecabacter temperatus DNA region includes the following protein-coding sequences:
- a CDS encoding Lrp/AsnC family transcriptional regulator codes for the protein MASIYSGATFAAILDGKKLGLNALAHVQVSLVDYESASIDKFHAFIQESEQVLECASITGDFDYILKVAATDPENLEHFIMRNLLGLGVVRTTTTIFILRELKVSGALPVGI
- a CDS encoding cytochrome b, with the translated sequence MQPPARAHGFVTKTIHWLSAGLLAYGYFKGLNNVRQLNQPGLLEFEVIFALALGALFLVRLLWTKYVAGHTRLPQDAPKWEHVASRAVQVGLYASVFGIVLSGLGIALGFVTPMLDGLFMDAMLALHDVTLFALPVFLGVHIFGALWHKIVRRDGVLESMTGRLPI
- a CDS encoding sensor histidine kinase, with amino-acid sequence MSLANRVTKRLGWLRRSSTLRLSLLLSVIFAVGMAITIFVALEVGEDAIEQSVDETLQALAGATALEDVEGDSPAMILRSLDDLDGLPQPFRRAVDRNGGTVDLDRNFQRSETWRVLVTDDSNGDPILIAVPVEDSDRAQELLAGVLWTTAALVIAVTLAIGFGTGLLAQRRLVRINDTLHRLGTGDLCARTGLKRSKDDLDDIAHELDRTASELERLVAQARHLSGSIAHDLRTPLARLRARLEDLPEGEERGAALEEATRMTGVFDTIMRVARIEAAQGNDGFEPVALGQFVDELAETFGPVVEDAGKTLTLDTDVASTVMADRQMLVQAAANLIQNALVHGGKDIALFAHGSAFGVADNGAGVPSEQYDEVIKPMVRLDAARSSEGTGLGLALVRAVADRHGAKLILAQNDPDQNLKGLRVTLNFA
- a CDS encoding response regulator transcription factor, whose protein sequence is MRILLLEDDKHLGPWVAGGLREEGHVVDHFEDGKDALMAAMGQEFDLLILDRMVPGLDGLSVLKSLRASKNTSPALFLTALGEVDARVEGFDAGGDDYLTKPFAFAELSARVNALGRRRDSSDSAEPASTVLRFADLTLDMLSRSCIRQEQEIDLMAKEFKLLEYFMRRPGRLVTRTMLLEQVWDMSFDPTTSVVETHISRLRSKIDKPFKEALIRTRRGEGYVFGK
- a CDS encoding PepSY domain-containing protein, whose translation is MNMKLIAGGALTGLVLAGSLAGMVSAQSVADATGLTEEQVIEIALMEIPGEVQEVELENHRGQQIYEIEILSADGEEMEVEIDAQTGDVLEVKADREGCDKDDDDTDEA
- a CDS encoding formylglycine-generating enzyme family protein, with the translated sequence MGIQRPNLVAQVHKTKTSCRPDSVAVPGGKALIGTARPLIQGDGEGPLRQKKVKPFRMKTTTVSNAEFAEFIAATGYITEAEQFGWSFVFHSDVPKSIGKTRSAPGTSWWRMVEGATWRDLNGPKTGEVAWHEDHPVVQVSWNDAVAYAEWCGGRLPSEVEWEHAARGGLGDVPFPWGDKEPDDDTFLPCNIWQGRFPTHNTGADGWKNTSPVNAFEPNAYGLFNMVGNVWEWTSDPFRIPSLKKKTKDRLAAMKGFKLLKGGSFLCHRSYCYRYRVAARIGNSPDTTTPHQGFRVVWGEV
- a CDS encoding sulfatase-like hydrolase/transferase → MKNSTIAASLLMATAISGAGQAMASPNVLLIIADDMGLDASACYNVGNQQASMPNIEALCEAGLVFENAHSSPTCSPTRATMMSGQYGSRTGVGAPVATDGSDELSVDTFTIFDALAPTGYATNLIGKWHITGRQSGYGAPADMGIPDYFGPYFGGLSDYHNWTAIENGVEVEIEGYATTIQTDRAIDWVGEQEQPWFLWLAYNAPHSPFHLPPADLHSSHDLEDDEAAISDNPLPYYQAMLEALDTEVGRLLSSIPEDTVVMFIGDNGSPNQVTSGVYGEHSAKASLYSSGSNVPLIVTGPNIDAGRTAAFVNTTDLAATITGLAGTGFDSQDSIDFGPVLAGAEGSRNFLYVEHFTERETKGGGMYGWAYREGDYKVVVALDADVELYNLVEDPMEQNDLLADGGTTEHLAISEALSAAREAIVAPAN
- a CDS encoding ricin-type beta-trefoil lectin domain protein; protein product: MRQAATILFSENGFDAVRFDWKLRNIRSEGNYLSKLWFYFTVSGILSSVQPAVAEAPMLQNSGPVIYLADNLNEPERLGWCIDTVGRGLSNGIQLHSCKPDSEDSRNRDVLFTFDAVSRHIEHAEYSGLCLALNASSAETSLGLIDCETGAREQMFSFDEETGALHPLDQPSQCLTAGQNSRQAGPFQSRSLDVIPCAMSDPLLRTWMIKNED